In the genome of Lonchura striata isolate bLonStr1 chromosome 22, bLonStr1.mat, whole genome shotgun sequence, one region contains:
- the GLE1 gene encoding mRNA export factor GLE1 isoform X1, whose protein sequence is MESWQLRFDTLEALRLSSKGRLSYCSHWQEDEAVPHSRRMFSLKAALDGCVAPVELSPYCGWVLDSLSGQAAQEASPSSTPEQSTPLPKRASAEKIPPGSHRSSSPPSSTEPSETKENDHLSLLSQEVVPAVLSSKVAKVEGCIRMYEEMHRLKAKERLRQRQEEQEQMVRAAYAQASEQLKRFDELRELKRHQEFQELQEVMEKSSKEAQGQQEKLKEEHRHRAKILNLKLREAEQQRQRQEELERLRKEEGQERLRRLYSIQEELLQLNQQIDPNYRHKDLPRIDLSAYSNRGNQICGLVSGLIRTTSEKGFPTQADVASTERALQEMRGLISSMQQEITAALEEKKRKDEEEKKQKQKELEKKEQMNSQTPAPAQQSGEKQQKEGLKVKTEESIMQWYQQLQDAAEQCVAAFSEIGNCKSNTEVKKIKTNLQKAATIPVSQISSISGSKLREVFDKINNLLSGKPVQTEGQTVSVTQHPQGLEFVCYKLAEKFVKHGEGEVSFHHDSAFPIAVVLSGIWELHPRVGDIFLAHLHKKCPYSVPFYPAWKEGTSMEEYQRMLGYEVHDSKVEEQDHFLKRMSGMIRLYAAIIQLRWPYGNKQGAHPHGLSYGWRWLAQILNLEPLADVTAMLLLDFLEVCGNALMKQYGIQFWKTMFFIQKSYIPRIEAVTSSGQMGCLSRLKNFVQKCLRAEEIPLPKGILTPSFWRT, encoded by the exons ATGGAGTCCTGGCAGCTCCGCTTCGACACCCTGGAGGCCCTGCGCCTCTCCAGCAAGGGCCGGCTGAGCTACTGCAGCCACTGGCAGGAGGATGAG GCTGTGCCGCACTCACGGAGAATGTTTTCTCTCAAGGCGGCCTTGGACGGATGCGTGGCTCCCGTGGAGCTCTCCCCGTACTGCGGCTGGGTGCTGGACAGCCTCAGTGGGCAGGCAGCGCAGGAAGCCTCACCCTCCTCCACGCCCGAACAATCCACTCCGCTCCCAAAACGGGCATCAGCCGAGAAAATCCCGCCTGGCAGCCACCGGAGCTCTTCACCACCCTCATCTACAGAGCCCAGTGAGACCAAG GAAAATGATCATCTTAGTCTCCTCAGTCAAGAAGTTGTTCCAGCAGTTCTGTCATCTAAAGTTGCAAAAGTTGAAGGCTGCATTCGGATGTATGAAGAGATGCACAGGCTGAAAGCAAAG gagaggctgagacagcggcaggaggagcaggagcagatggTGAGGGCAGCCTATGCCCAGGCCAGCGAGCAGCTGAAGCGCTTTGATGAACTGAGGGAACTGAAGCGGCATCAGGAATTCCAAGAGTTGCAAGAAGTAATGGAGAAGAG ctcaaaggaggctcaggggcaGCAAGAGAAGTTGAAGGAAGAACACCGACATAGAGCAAAG ATATTGAACCTGAAATTGCgtgaggcagagcagcagaggcagcgcCAGGAAGAGCTGGAACGTTTGCGCAAGGAAGAGGGCCAGGAGCGACTGCGTCGCCTTTATTCcatccaggaggagctgctgcagctgaaccaGCAGATTGATCCCAACTACAGGCACAAAGACTTGCCCAGAATTGATCTGTCTGCATACAGCAATCGTGGCAACCAGATCTGTGGACTGGTGTCAGGGCTCATCCGCACCACGAGCGAG AAAGGGTTCCCAACtcaagcagatgtggccagcaCTGAACGAGCCCTGCAGGAGATGCGAGGGTTGATATCCAGCATGCAGCAGGAAATCACTGCAGCTCtagaagaaaagaagaggaaagacgaagaggaaaagaaacaaaagcagaaagagtTAGAGAAAAAAGAGCAGATGAACAGTCAGACTCCTGCCCCTGCACAGCAGTcaggggaaaagcagcagaaggaag gaCTTAAGGTTAAAACAGAAGAAAGTATCATGCAGTGGTACCAGCAGCTTCAGGATGCTGCTGAGCAATGTGTTGCTGCTTTCAGTGAAATTGGAAACTGCAAAAGCAACACTGAG GTGAAGAAGATAAAAACCAACTTGCAGAAAGCAGCAACAATCCCTGTGAGCCAGATCTCTAGTATATCAG GCTCTAAGCTGAGAGAGGTGTTTGACAAGATCAATAACCTGCTGTCTGGGAAGCCTGTTCAGACTGAAGGGCAAACGGTGTCCGTGACTCAGCATCCACAGGGGCTGGAGTTTGTTTGCTACAAACTTGCAGAGAAGTTTGTG AAACATGGGGAAGGAGAAGTATCTTTTCACCATGATTCAGCTTTCCCAATTGCTGTGGTGCTCTCAGGAATCTGGGAATTACACCCTCGAGTCGGAGACATCTTTTTAGCTCATCTGCACAAAAAGTGCCCGTATTCTGTGCCGTTTTACCCTGCTTGGAAAGAAGGGACTTCTATGGAAGAGTATCAGAG GATGCTTGGATATGAAGTTCATGATTCTAAAGTGGAAGAACAAGATCATTTTCTTAAAAGGATGTCAGGAATGATTCGTCTCTATGCTGCCATCATTCAGCTCCGCTGGCCTTATGGAAACAAACAAGGG GCACATCCTCATGGTCTGAGCTATGGATGGCGCTGGCTTGCGCAGATACTGAATCTGGAGCCTCTGGCAGATGTGACAGCTATGCTGCTTTTGGATTTCCTGGAA GTGTGTGGCAATGCTCTGATGAAGCAGTATGGGATTCAGTTCTGGAAAACAATGTTCTTTATCCAGAAATCCTATATCCCAAG AATTGAAGCTGTGACCAGCTCTGGCCAGATGGGCTGTTTGTCACGTTTGAAGAATTTTGTGCAG
- the GLE1 gene encoding mRNA export factor GLE1 isoform X2 codes for MESWQLRFDTLEALRLSSKGRLSYCSHWQEDEAALDGCVAPVELSPYCGWVLDSLSGQAAQEASPSSTPEQSTPLPKRASAEKIPPGSHRSSSPPSSTEPSETKENDHLSLLSQEVVPAVLSSKVAKVEGCIRMYEEMHRLKAKERLRQRQEEQEQMVRAAYAQASEQLKRFDELRELKRHQEFQELQEVMEKSSKEAQGQQEKLKEEHRHRAKILNLKLREAEQQRQRQEELERLRKEEGQERLRRLYSIQEELLQLNQQIDPNYRHKDLPRIDLSAYSNRGNQICGLVSGLIRTTSEKGFPTQADVASTERALQEMRGLISSMQQEITAALEEKKRKDEEEKKQKQKELEKKEQMNSQTPAPAQQSGEKQQKEGLKVKTEESIMQWYQQLQDAAEQCVAAFSEIGNCKSNTEVKKIKTNLQKAATIPVSQISSISGSKLREVFDKINNLLSGKPVQTEGQTVSVTQHPQGLEFVCYKLAEKFVKHGEGEVSFHHDSAFPIAVVLSGIWELHPRVGDIFLAHLHKKCPYSVPFYPAWKEGTSMEEYQRMLGYEVHDSKVEEQDHFLKRMSGMIRLYAAIIQLRWPYGNKQGAHPHGLSYGWRWLAQILNLEPLADVTAMLLLDFLEVCGNALMKQYGIQFWKTMFFIQKSYIPRIEAVTSSGQMGCLSRLKNFVQKCLRAEEIPLPKGILTPSFWRT; via the exons ATGGAGTCCTGGCAGCTCCGCTTCGACACCCTGGAGGCCCTGCGCCTCTCCAGCAAGGGCCGGCTGAGCTACTGCAGCCACTGGCAGGAGGATGAG GCGGCCTTGGACGGATGCGTGGCTCCCGTGGAGCTCTCCCCGTACTGCGGCTGGGTGCTGGACAGCCTCAGTGGGCAGGCAGCGCAGGAAGCCTCACCCTCCTCCACGCCCGAACAATCCACTCCGCTCCCAAAACGGGCATCAGCCGAGAAAATCCCGCCTGGCAGCCACCGGAGCTCTTCACCACCCTCATCTACAGAGCCCAGTGAGACCAAG GAAAATGATCATCTTAGTCTCCTCAGTCAAGAAGTTGTTCCAGCAGTTCTGTCATCTAAAGTTGCAAAAGTTGAAGGCTGCATTCGGATGTATGAAGAGATGCACAGGCTGAAAGCAAAG gagaggctgagacagcggcaggaggagcaggagcagatggTGAGGGCAGCCTATGCCCAGGCCAGCGAGCAGCTGAAGCGCTTTGATGAACTGAGGGAACTGAAGCGGCATCAGGAATTCCAAGAGTTGCAAGAAGTAATGGAGAAGAG ctcaaaggaggctcaggggcaGCAAGAGAAGTTGAAGGAAGAACACCGACATAGAGCAAAG ATATTGAACCTGAAATTGCgtgaggcagagcagcagaggcagcgcCAGGAAGAGCTGGAACGTTTGCGCAAGGAAGAGGGCCAGGAGCGACTGCGTCGCCTTTATTCcatccaggaggagctgctgcagctgaaccaGCAGATTGATCCCAACTACAGGCACAAAGACTTGCCCAGAATTGATCTGTCTGCATACAGCAATCGTGGCAACCAGATCTGTGGACTGGTGTCAGGGCTCATCCGCACCACGAGCGAG AAAGGGTTCCCAACtcaagcagatgtggccagcaCTGAACGAGCCCTGCAGGAGATGCGAGGGTTGATATCCAGCATGCAGCAGGAAATCACTGCAGCTCtagaagaaaagaagaggaaagacgaagaggaaaagaaacaaaagcagaaagagtTAGAGAAAAAAGAGCAGATGAACAGTCAGACTCCTGCCCCTGCACAGCAGTcaggggaaaagcagcagaaggaag gaCTTAAGGTTAAAACAGAAGAAAGTATCATGCAGTGGTACCAGCAGCTTCAGGATGCTGCTGAGCAATGTGTTGCTGCTTTCAGTGAAATTGGAAACTGCAAAAGCAACACTGAG GTGAAGAAGATAAAAACCAACTTGCAGAAAGCAGCAACAATCCCTGTGAGCCAGATCTCTAGTATATCAG GCTCTAAGCTGAGAGAGGTGTTTGACAAGATCAATAACCTGCTGTCTGGGAAGCCTGTTCAGACTGAAGGGCAAACGGTGTCCGTGACTCAGCATCCACAGGGGCTGGAGTTTGTTTGCTACAAACTTGCAGAGAAGTTTGTG AAACATGGGGAAGGAGAAGTATCTTTTCACCATGATTCAGCTTTCCCAATTGCTGTGGTGCTCTCAGGAATCTGGGAATTACACCCTCGAGTCGGAGACATCTTTTTAGCTCATCTGCACAAAAAGTGCCCGTATTCTGTGCCGTTTTACCCTGCTTGGAAAGAAGGGACTTCTATGGAAGAGTATCAGAG GATGCTTGGATATGAAGTTCATGATTCTAAAGTGGAAGAACAAGATCATTTTCTTAAAAGGATGTCAGGAATGATTCGTCTCTATGCTGCCATCATTCAGCTCCGCTGGCCTTATGGAAACAAACAAGGG GCACATCCTCATGGTCTGAGCTATGGATGGCGCTGGCTTGCGCAGATACTGAATCTGGAGCCTCTGGCAGATGTGACAGCTATGCTGCTTTTGGATTTCCTGGAA GTGTGTGGCAATGCTCTGATGAAGCAGTATGGGATTCAGTTCTGGAAAACAATGTTCTTTATCCAGAAATCCTATATCCCAAG AATTGAAGCTGTGACCAGCTCTGGCCAGATGGGCTGTTTGTCACGTTTGAAGAATTTTGTGCAG